A window from Populus trichocarpa isolate Nisqually-1 chromosome 3, P.trichocarpa_v4.1, whole genome shotgun sequence encodes these proteins:
- the LOC7497866 gene encoding probable E3 ubiquitin-protein ligase RHA4A, translating to MGLPQSPTPSHLYPQELQLKLYQAFIFSIPILFSIILFLLFYLFYLKRRTPSLSSPPRVIQRSSSQATRYHVSSIYQKEEITNKLPTVLFDEELRTKDSQCCVCLGEFEIKEELLQIPSCKHVFHIDCIHHWLHSNSTCPLCRCYVIFPANIFCTNPPQSSGPVLLLQSSVGANSHQPQNITSELQQQQDVGAGSTEQLVIPMEEPSSVTSQLRDSSRLPELSISMENGRGSPNGESVILHIQRHST from the exons ATGGGCCTCCCTCAATCCCCAACCCCTTCTCATCTTTATCCTCAAGAGCTTCAACTTAAACTCTACCAGGCTTTCATATTCTCAATTCCTATCCTCTTCTCCATTAttctttttctgttgttttACTTGTTCTACCTCAAAAGAAGGACTCCCTCGCTTTCATCTCCTCCACGTGTAATTCAAAGGAGTTCCAGTCAAGCTACTCGATATCATGTCTCCTCT atttaTCAGAAGGAAGAGATTACAAACAAGCTTCCAACAGTCTTGTTTGATGAAGAATTAAGGACAAAGGACTCTCA ATGCTGTGTTTGCTTGGGCGAATTCGAGATCAAAGAGGAATTGCTTCAAATCCCATCATGCAAGCATGTGTTTCACATTGACTGCATACATCATTGGCTGCACTCAAACTCAACCTGTCCGCTTTGCAGATGTTATGTCATATTCCCCGCCAACATATTTTGTACTAATCCGCCACAATCTAGTGGACCTGTGCTACTGCTGCAATCTAGTGTTGGTGCAAACTCTCACCAGCCCCAGAATATAACATCAGAACTGCAGCAACAACAAGATGTTGGTGCTGGATCGACAGAACAGCTTGTGATACCTATGGAAGAACCATCAAGTGTGACATCACAATTGAGGGACTCTTCCAGGTTACCTGAGCTATCCATTTCCATGGAGAATGGAAGGGGATCTCCAAATGGAGAATCTGTTATTCTTCATATCCAAAGACACAGTACATGA
- the LOC7465327 gene encoding 26S proteasome non-ATPase regulatory subunit 8 homolog A, translating to MDPKLTEVSQLFERFKAACTREDFNTSTNLLSQLKVLLTGFRSLPPLFENTPNAVQELTIARDVFEHAVLLSVKIGDQEAFERDFFQLKPYYTDASSCLPQSPQEYMILGLNLLRLLVQNRIAEFHTELELLSPTALENPCIKHAVELEQSFMEGAYNRVLSAKQNVPYKTYDYFMDLLAKTVRDEIAGCSEKAYDYLSISDARQMLLFPSENELLEYIKEEHPEWEIKNGSVVFQKAKESAPCKEIPSLQLINQTLSYARELERIV from the exons atggatcCAAAGCTAACAGAAGTATCCCAGCTATTCGAGCGATTCAAAGCGGCGTGCACAAGAGAAGATTTCAATACTTCGACGAATCTGCTCTCTCAGCTCAAG GTCTTGTTGACAGGATTTCGAAGCTTGCCGCCGTTGTTTGAAAACACACCTAATGCTGTTCAAGAATTAACAATAGCAA GGGATGTATTTGAGCATGCTGTTCTTTTGAGTGTGAAGATTGGGGATCAGGAGGCCTTTGAAAGGGATTTCTTTCAGTTGAAGCCTTATTACACCGATGCCAG TAGCTGTCTTCCCCAATCTCCTCAGGAGTATATGATCTTGGGTCTCAACCTCTTGAGACTCTTAGTCCAGAATAGAATTGCTGAATTCCATACTGAATTGGAATTGCTCTCCCCTACTGCTTTGGAGAATCCTTGCATCAAGCATGCTGTGGAGTTGGAGCAGTCCTTTATGGAAGGGGCTTACAATCGCGTGTTATCTGCAAAACAGAATGTGCCATACAAGACTTATGATTATTTTATGGATCTCTTGGCGAAGACTGTGAG GGATGAAATTGCTGGATGCAGTGAGAAGGCATATGACTATCTTTCAATAAGTGATGCCCGTCAAATGTTGCTCTTTCCTTCCGAAAATGAACTTTTGGAGTACATCAAGGAG GAGCATCCCGAGTGGGAGATAAAGAATGGCTCTGTAGTTTTCCAGAAGGCAAAAGAATCTGCCCCCTGCAAGGAAATACCATCTCTACAACTCATCAACCAGACATTGAGTTATGCTAGAGAGTTGGAGCGGATTGTGTAA
- the LOC7497868 gene encoding cyclin-dependent kinase E-1 → MGDGNNRSSNNNEKPEWLQQYNLIGKIGEGTYGLVFLAKTKSPANRGKSIAIKKFKQSKDGDGVSPTAIREIMLLREITHENVVKLVNVHINHTDMSLYLAFDYAEHDLYEIIRHHRDKVNNLIHQYTVKSLLWQLLNGLNYLHSNWIIHRDLKPSNILVMGEGEEHGVVKIADFGLARIYQAPLKALSDNGVVVTIWYRAPELLLGAKHYTSAIDMWAVGCIFAELLTLKPLFQGAEAKSASNPFQLDQLDKIFKVLGHPTLEKWPTLASLPHWQNDVHRIQEHKYENTGLHSVVPLSPKGAPFDLLSKMLEYDPQKRITAAQALEHDYFRSEPLPGRNALVPSQPGEKVINYPTRPVDTNTDFEGTTSLQPPQPVSSGNAVSGGIPGAHGVNNRSAPRPMPIGLQRMQTQGMTAYNLASQAGMGGGMNPGNIPMPRGVAQPHQQHQLRRKDPPGTGTGYPPQQKSRR, encoded by the coding sequence ATGGGAGATGGCAATAATAGaagcagcaacaacaatgaGAAGCCAGAGTGGCTGCAACAGTACAATCTTATTGGCAAGATTGGTGAAGGAACTTATGGTCTTGTGTTCCTTGCAAAAACCAAGTCTCCTGCAAATCGTGGAAAGTCCATTGCCATCAAGAAATTCAAGCAGTCCAAGGATGGTGATGGTGTCTCTCCCACTGCCATCCGTGAAATCATGCTGCTTAGGGAAATTACTCATGAGAATGTTGTGAAGCTTGTGAATGTGCATATTAATCATACTGATATGTCACTGTATCTGGCTTTTGATTATGCTGAACATGACCTTTATGAAATCATCAGGCATCACAGAGACAAGGTTAACAATTTGATCCACCAATACACTGTTAAATCATTGCTCTGGCAGCTACTCAATGGACTGAACTATCTGCACAGTAACTGGATCATACATAGAGATCTAAAGCCATCAAATATCTTAGTTATGGGTGAGGGAGAGGAACATGGGGTTGTCAAAATTGCTGATTTTGGACTTGCAAGGATATATCAAGCTCCCTTGAAGGCATTGTCTGATAATGGTGTTGTGGTAACCATTTGGTATCGTGCACCTGAGTTGCTTCTTGGGGCTAAGCACTACACAAGTGCTATTGACATGTGGGCTGTTGGATGCATTTTTGCTGAACTTCTGACTTTGAAGCCACTTTTTCAAGGGGCAGAAGCCAAATCAGCATCAAATCCTTTCCAGCTTGATCAACTTGACAAGATATTTAAGGTCCTAGGCCATCCTACACTGGAAAAATGGCCAACACTTGCAAGCCTTCCACATTGGCAGAATGATGTGCACCGTATCCAAGAGCACAAGTATGAGAATACTGGGCTACATAGTGTTGTACCTCTCTCTCCAAAAGGTGCTCCATTTGACCTTCTTTCTAAGATGCTAGAATATGATCCTCAAAAGCGTATAACTGCTGCACAAGCTCTAGAGCACGATTATTTTCGAAGCGAACCTCTCCCTGGACGGAATGCCCTGGTACCCTCTCAACCTGGAGAGAAAGTCATCAATTATCCTACACGTCCAGTAGATACAAATACAGATTTTGAAGGAACGACTAGCCTTCAACCTCCACAGCCAGTATCATCTGGAAATGCAGTTTCTGGAGGCATACCAGGTGCTCATGGAGTTAACAACAGATCTGCACCACGACCAATGCCTATTGGCCTGCAGAGAATGCAAACTCAGGGCATGACGGCTTATAATCTCGCATCTCAGGCAGGGATGGGTGGTGGAATGAATCCTGGTAACATCCCTATGCCACGCGGTGTTGCCCAGCCCCATCAGCAGCATCAACTGAGAAGGAAAGACCCTCCAGGAACGGGGACTGGATACCCTCCCCAACAAAAATCAAGACGCTAA
- the LOC7497867 gene encoding protein ABIL2 codes for MDNSKTSSSSVNGPQEPSNHDELFMKQSLLFSDTLKDLKNLRKQLYSAADYFELAYYKEDQKQIVVETLKDYAIKALVSTVDHLGSVAYKVNKFLDQEIGEVSEMELRFFCTEQRLEACQEYINQGGLSQQSLAIKTPKHQKRYIFPVDEENMDAHSHTKSKYHSRSFSTEHNLLDLKNAVQATIKGAPSSLRERHSKSQSPQFYSRQGAFTITRTSTNNKPERRSSSPQHFPLIRSGSLLKGPVSSNYTNARRRYPSEPRRSVSLSMYSERDKTKDSDQQYSGKSKRLFKALLRMRKSRKEGSLYKYLDEI; via the exons ATGGATAATAGCAAGACCTCATCCTCTTCAGTAAATGGTCCTCAAGAACCTTCTAATCATGATGAACTTTTCATGAAGCAGAGCTTGCTCTTTTCTGATACTCTCAAG gaCTTGAAGAACCTTAGGAAGCAGTTATACTCAGCAGCCGATTATTTTGAATTAGCTTACTACAAAGAGGACCAAAAACAAAT AGTGGTTGAGACCTTGAAAGATTATGCCATCAAAGCTTTGGTCAGTACTGTTGACCACTTGGGTTCTGTAGCATACAAAGTTAACAAATTTTTAGATCAAGAGATTGGTGAAGTTTCAGAAATGGAGCTTCGTTTCTTTTGCACCGAACAG AGACTGGAAGCATGCCAAGAATATATCAACCAAGGTGGCCTTTCACAACAGTCATTGGCAATAAAAACTCCAAAGCACCAAAAGCGGTACATTTTTCCAG TTGATGAGGAGAACATGGATGCACATAGCCATACTAAATCAAAGTATCACAGTAGAAGCTTTAGTACTGAACACAACTtgcttgatttaaaaaatg CTGTTCAAGCAACAATCAAAGGAGCTCCTTCTTCCTTGAG AGAAAGGCATTCTAAATCACAGTCTCCACAATTCTACTCAAGACAAGGAGCATTTACGATCACAAGGACTTCAACCAACAACAAACCTG AAAGAAGATCATCCTCTCCGCAACACTTTCCGCTCATACGTTCTGGATCTCTTCTCAAGGGACCAGTATCTTCAAATTATACTAATGCACGACGAAGG tATCCATCTGAGCCTCGGAGATCAGTTTCGTTGTCCATGTATTCGGAAAGAGACAAGACAAAAGATAGCGATCAGCAATATTCTGGCAAGAGCAAACGCCTGTTTAAGGCCTTGCTCCGCATGCGCAAGTCTAGAAAGGAAGGCTCCCTGTATAAATATTTGGATGAGATTTGA
- the LOC7497865 gene encoding cellulose synthase-like protein G3, with protein MEGRPKESGTKKASTGGGPPPLHTVKPMGITIFNRLFATVYALAILALFYHHTKKLLCSPTLVSFSINLALSLSDFVLTFMWISTQTFRMCPVYRKQFPENVEKVVKRSDFPALDVFICTADPYKEPPIGVVNTALSVMAYDYPTEKISVYVSDDGGSALTLFSFMEAAKFSTHWLPFCKKNNILVRSPEAYFESSHPCTSETEKIEVMYRSMKAKVEHALEKGEVDDRFITGLDQQHEIFNKWTDNFTRQDHPPVIQVLLDASKDKDIAGNLMPNLIYVSRGKCKALPHHFKAGALNALLRVSSNMTNAPTILTLDCDFCSNDPQTLLRAMCYLCDPAIRSTLAYVQFPQIYRGINKNDIYCGEYKRLFVINTMGMDGVEGPNYVGTGCFFRRRAFFGSPSSLISPEIPELSPDHVVDKPIQSQSVLALAHQVADCNYENQTDWGSKIGFRYGSLVEDYYTGFRLQCEGWKGIFCNPERPAFFGDVPINLADALNQQKRWSIGLLEVGFSKHSPATFGVRSKGILMGLGYAQLAFWAIWSIPITTYAFLPQLALLNRVSIFPKVSEPWFFLYAFLFLGAYGQDCLDFVLAGGSVQRWWNDQRFWHIRGVTCYLFGSIEFFLKFLGISASGFTVTSKAVDAEQSKRYEQGIFEFGVHSPMFVSLTLAAIINLISFSQGLVEVFGGNNLEGLFVQMFISGFAVVNSWPIYEAIALRNDTGKMPIKTTIMATLLAGALYMAASFIFK; from the exons ATGGAGGGTCGACCAAAAGAATCCGGCACTAAAAAAGCCTCTACCGGTGGAGGTCCTCCTCCTCTTCACACGGTTAAGCCCATGGGAATAACAATTTTCAACCGCCTGTTTGCCACAGTTTATGCTCTTGCCATTTTAGCTCTATTCTATCACCATACAAAAAAACTGCTGTGCTCCCCAACCTTAGTCTCCTTCTCTATAAACCTCGCCTTGTCACTCTCCGACTTTGTCCTTACTTTCATGTGGATCAGCACGCAGACTTTTCGCATGTGTCCAGTCTATCGTAAGCAATTCCCTGAAAATGTTGAAAAAGTCGTGAAAAGAAGTGATTTTCCAGCTTTAGACGTGTTCATATGCACTGCTGATCCATACAAGGAGCCACCAATAGGTGTAGTGAATACGGCTTTATCAGTGATGGCTTATGACTATCCAACAGAGAAGATTTCAGTCTATGTATCTGATGATGGAGGCTCAGCCTtgactcttttttctttcatggagGCTGCTAAGTTTTCTACCCACTGGCTACCATTTTGCAAGAAGAATAATATACTAGTGAGGAGCCCTGAGGCATATTTTGAATCCAGTCATCCTTGCACCTCTGAGACTGAGAAGATTGAG GTGATGTATAGAAGCATGAAAGCCAAGGTAGAGCATGCTCTTGAGAAGGGAGAAGTTGATGATCGGTTTATCACTGGCCTGGATCAACAACATGAGATTTTCAACAAATGGACTGATAACTTCACACGACAAGACCATCCCCCTGTCATTCAG GTTCTACTAGATGCAAGCAAGGACAAAGACATCGCTGGTAACTTGATGCCAAATCTCATCTACGTTTCAAGAGGAAAATGCAAGGCTTTACCTCATCATTTCAAAGCCGGTGCCCTCAATGCCTTG CTACGAGTATCAAGCAACATGACCAATGCACCAACAATCTTGACTCTAGATTGCGACTTCTGCTCGAATGATCCACAAACACTTCTACGGGCAATGTGTTATCTATGCGATCCAGCAATTAGGTCCACATTAGCGTACGTTCAGTTTCCTCAGATATATCGTGGAATCAATAAAAACGACATCTATTGTGGTGAATATAAACGTTTGTTTGTAATTAATACAATGGGGATGGATGGAGTAGAGGGTCCTAATTATGTTGGAACTGGATGTTTCTTTCGTCGGAGAGCTTTCTTTGGAAGTCCATCAAGCCTAATATCACCAGAGATTCCTGAACTATCCCCAGACCATGTTGTGGACAAGCCCATCCAATCCCAGTCAGTTTTGGCACTGGCACATCAAGTAGCAGATTGCAATTATGAGAACCAAACCGACTGGGGCTCTAAG ATTGGATTCAGATATGGATCATTGGTGGAGGATTATTACACAGGTTTTAGGTTGCAATGCGAGGGGTGGAAAGGCATTTTCTGTAATCCTGAAAGGCCTGCATTTTTTGGTGATGTTCCCATCAACTTGGCTGATGCTCTGAATCAACAAAAGAGATGGTCAATTGGACTTCTTGAAGTGGGCTTCTCAAAACATAGCCCTGCAACCTTCGGCGTTAGATCCAAGGGTATCTTAATGGGCCTTGGCTATGCACAGTTAGCATTTTGGGCCATATGGTCTATTCCAATCACCACATATGCTTTCCTTCCCCAGCTAGCTCTTCTCAACCGAGTTTCTATATTCCCAAAG GTTTCAGAGCCATGGTTTTTCTTGTATGCGTTTCTCTTCCTTGGGGCCTATGGACAAGACTGTCTTGACTTTGTCTTAGCCGGTGGATCAGTCCAGAGATGGTGGAATGATCAGCGATTTTGGCACATAAGGGGAGTGACGTGTTATTTATTTGGTTCTATAGAGTTCTTCCTCAAGTTCTTGGGAATTTCAGCATCTGGCTTTACCGTCACAAGCAAAGCAGTTGATGCTGAACAGAGTAAAAGATACGAACAAGGGATCTTTGAGTTTGGGGTACATTCACCCATGTTTGTCTCCCTAACATTGGCGgccataattaatttaatctcatTTTCCCAAGGGCTTGTTGAAGTCTTCGGAGGAAACAATTTGGAGGGACTATTTGTGCAGATGTTCATATCAGGTTTTGCTGTGGTGAATTCTTGGCCAATTTACGAGGCCATAGCTTTGAGAAATGACACCGGGAAAATGCCTATCAAAACCACCATTATGGCAACCCTTCTGGCAGGCGCATTATATATGGCAGcttctttcattttcaagtAA